A window of Magnetospirillum sp. genomic DNA:
CGCCGGCCGACATGAAGGCGGCGGGCTTCGTCTACCATTCGGTCGGGCGCCCCGCGGCGGCCGTCGGTTCCGGAGCCGAGGAATGAGTTTCCGCCACACCTTCGAAGCCACCATCCTGCGCGAATACGACGTGCGCGGCATTGTCGGCAAAACGCTGCATGTGGCGGATGCCTACGCGCTTGGGCGCGGCTTTGGGTCGGCGATCGCAAGCAGCGGCGGCAGCCGTGTGGCGCTTGGGTGGGACGGGCGTCTGTCGTCGCCCGAAATGATGGCGCAAACGGCCAAGGGTTTGGCCGATAGCGGGCTCGAGGTGTTGCGCACCGGCCTTGGGCCCACGCCGCAGCTTTATTTCGCCGTGCGCGAAAACCATCTCGACGGCGGCGTGATGATCACGGGCTCGCACAATCCGGCCGACTACAACGGCTTCAAGATGATGCGCGCCAAGGCCTCGTTCTGGGGCCCGGAGATCCAGGCCATGGGACGTGCCGTTGCGGCCGGCGACTTGGTTTCGGGCAAGGGAAGCGTTGGCGATCTTGCCGTGCAGGCGGCTTACGTGGACCGGCTGCTGCGCGATTTCCCGAAGGCGGGCAAGAAGCTCACGATCGTGTGGGATGCCGGCAACGGCTCGATGGGCGAGGTTCTTGTTGCCGTCGCCAAGCGGCTGCCGGGTCGCCATATTTTGCTCAACGAAAACATCGACGGCACGTTTCCTGCCCACCATCCCGATCCGACGGTCGCCAAGAACCTCGTCCAGCTGCAGAACGCCGTGATGGCCGAGAAGGCCGATCTTGGCATTGCCTTCGACGGCGACGGCGACCGCATCGGCGTTGTGGACGGGCAGGGCCGCATTCTGTGGGGCGACCAGCTCGTCGCCGTGTTGGCGTCGGAGATCCTTTCTCGACTTCCGGGTTCGACGATCATCGCGGACGTCAAGGCAAGCCAGGTCCTGTTCGACGAGATCGCGCGCATGGGCGGTGTGCCTTTGATGTGGAAGACCGGCCACTCGATCATCAAGACGAAGATGACGGAAACGGGCGCACCCTTGGCCGGCGAAATGTCGGGCCATATCTTTTTCGCCGACGGCTGGTACGGGTTCGACGATGCGATGTACGCGGCCCTGCGGCTGCTCGCGATCCTCGTCGGCGGGGAAGCCTCGCTCGCCGATTTCCGCGACCGCATGCCGAACGTCGTCAACACGCCGGAGTTGCGTTTTCCTTGCGCCGACACGCGAAAGCGCGGCGTGGTCGATGAGGTCAAAGCGCGGCTTGCCGCATCGGGCGCCAAGGTCAGCGATGTCGACGGCGTTCGCGTGACCACGGCCGACGGCTGGTGGCTGTTGCGCGCCTCCAACACGCAGGACGTGCTGGTCG
This region includes:
- a CDS encoding phosphomannomutase/phosphoglucomutase — protein: MSFRHTFEATILREYDVRGIVGKTLHVADAYALGRGFGSAIASSGGSRVALGWDGRLSSPEMMAQTAKGLADSGLEVLRTGLGPTPQLYFAVRENHLDGGVMITGSHNPADYNGFKMMRAKASFWGPEIQAMGRAVAAGDLVSGKGSVGDLAVQAAYVDRLLRDFPKAGKKLTIVWDAGNGSMGEVLVAVAKRLPGRHILLNENIDGTFPAHHPDPTVAKNLVQLQNAVMAEKADLGIAFDGDGDRIGVVDGQGRILWGDQLVAVLASEILSRLPGSTIIADVKASQVLFDEIARMGGVPLMWKTGHSIIKTKMTETGAPLAGEMSGHIFFADGWYGFDDAMYAALRLLAILVGGEASLADFRDRMPNVVNTPELRFPCADTRKRGVVDEVKARLAASGAKVSDVDGVRVTTADGWWLLRASNTQDVLVARCEAKDAAGLARLQAALEAQLAASGIALPDDAASGH